A genome region from Drosophila gunungcola strain Sukarami unplaced genomic scaffold, Dgunungcola_SK_2 000075F, whole genome shotgun sequence includes the following:
- the LOC128264594 gene encoding UPF0746 protein DDB_G0281095 translates to MGVIYKVLKQQRSMDLSLSSATRCKVQAAIKQRQQQRRLEDHLDHQTHMDQDQDQEQEQHHSEQDKDELAEQQLQQLCRFLAENAARKKRQRFKLQYQCNLVADQDPDQEQLQPPPHEMDLEFMEQLHQSSSASTATSTSTSTSISTLGSAAGQSAPRDSILLKIRHQIFERKRQRQRQLAELVQQRLVVWRPW, encoded by the exons ATGGGCGTCATCTACAAGGTACTCAAGCAGCAACGCAGCATGGATCTCAGCCTGAGCTCGGCCACCAGGTGCAAGGTGCAGGCGGCCATCAAgcagcgccagcagcagcgTCGCCTGGAGGATCACCTGGACCACCAGACTCACATGGATCAAGATCAGgatcaggagcaggagcagcatcACAGCGAGCAGGACAAGGATGAGCTGGCCgagcagcagttgcagcagctcTGTCGATTTCTGGCCGAGAATGCGGCGCGAAAAAAG CGTCAACGTTTCAAGCTGCAGTATCAGTGCAACCTGGTTGCTGATCAGGATCCCGATCAGGAGCAACTGCAGCCGCCTCCGCATGAGATGGACCTGGAGTTCATGGAGCAGCTTCATCAGTCCTCGTCCGCATCCacagccacatccacatctacatccacatccatatcCACTTTGGGCAGTGCAGCTGGGCAGTCGGCTCCACGTGATAGCATCCTGCTGAAGATTCGCCACCAGATCTTCGAGAGAAAGCGGCAGAGGCAGCGCCAGTTGGCGGAGCTGGTCCAGCAGCGTCTGGTGGTGTGGCGACCTTGGTAG